In the Apteryx mantelli isolate bAptMan1 chromosome 1, bAptMan1.hap1, whole genome shotgun sequence genome, one interval contains:
- the LOC106482754 gene encoding hemoglobin subunit beta, with product MVQWTAEEKQLISNLWGKVNVAECGAEALGRLLIVYPWTQRFFASFGNLSSATAVLGNPMVRAHGKKVLTSFGEAVKNLDGIKNTFAHLSELHCDKLHVDPENFRLLGDILIIVLASHFAKEFTPECQAAWQKLVRVVAHALARKYH from the exons ATGGTGCAGTGGACAGCTGAAGAGAAGCAGCTCATCAGTAACCTTTGGGGCAAGGTCAATGTGGCTGAATGTGGTGCCGAGGCCCTGGGCAG GCTGCTCATTGTCTACCCCTGGACCCAGAGGTTCTTTGCCTCCTTCGGGAACCTCTCCAGCGCCACCGCCGTCCTCGGCAACCCCATGGTCCGCGCCCATGGCAAGAAAGTGCTCACCTCCTTCGGGGAAGCTGTGAAGAACCTGGATGGCATCAAGAACACCTTTGCCCATCTGTCCGAGCTGCACTGCGACAAGCTGCACGTGGACCCCGAGAACTTCAGG CTCCTGGGTGACATCCTGATCATCGTCCTGGCTTCCCACTTTGCCAAGGAATTCACTCCCGAGTGCCAGGCTGCCTGGCAGAAGCTGGTCCGCGTGGTGGCTCACGCTCTGGCCCGCAAGTACCACTAA